The Stegostoma tigrinum isolate sSteTig4 chromosome 18, sSteTig4.hap1, whole genome shotgun sequence sequence TCAACACACATGGAATTCTCCATTCCTTTCATTTCACCCTccatagattagccatgggaaatgtagggctacaGGGATAAGGTAAGGAGGTGGTTATggatgggttgctctttggagggttgtgtggatttgatgggctgaaaatgcctgcttccacactgttgtgaTTCTATCATACCAAATCAAGGGAATTTTTAGAAATTAGCACCAACACATCAACTAACTCACTTACAGCTTCTGTAAAACTTTAGGATAAAGCCCATTAGGACCTACAGACATATCAGGTCATAGAAATTAAGactctaacaatgaccatgaatccaatggtctggaaaattgcaaattgtcaggaaaaacccatctagttcactaaagtcctttaggcaaattaactggcatccttaccagatctggactacatgtgactccagacccataacaatgtggttgactcttaactgccctctgggagtggcattaaatgctggcctagtcagtgacacccttatctcatgactgaatttaaaaaaagaccaaaATTTGTTCAGTACCAGTTCTCTCGTGTTTGTCATTTTCCTGTGTTCCACCCTTCTTCCTGATTTCTATGATATTACGTGAATCCTCTAAAGTGAAGACTGCTGCAAGTTGCTGTTCAATTCATCTCCCATcatcttattttccattattaattccctaGCCTCACTTTCTAAAGCTCAAAAACTGCTGACCAGTTGAGAAAGGCAAAATGTGATTGCCAGTCATATAGAATATTatgtgatcaaagataatgggaactgcagatgctggagaatccaatatatcaaagtgtgaagctggataaacacagcaggccaagcagcatctcaggagcacaaaagctgatgtttcgggcctagatccttcatcagagagggtctgatgaagggtctaggcccgaaacgtcagcttttgtgctcctgagatgctgcatggcctgctgtgttcatccagcttcacactttgttctctagAATATTATGTGACCTGACTGAAAAGGTTCAAGAATGAATTGTGGTCAAAGTTAGTAGCGATCATCTTGGAGGTGACACGTATTCAAGAACATTGAAGAAAAGAAGAGAATATGTGGTGGGATTTTGGGGTTTTGTAAAGGACAGTGATGATAGCAGATCTGAAGGAGACATCACTGGAGATAAGATGACCAACACAGTAAAAAAATGCAAGTTGAGGACTGGGACAGAGCATAAGCTTAAGAAAAAGGTGGCCCAATGTgctggaggaagggaaggaggtAGTTGCTATTTGGATGATCACAATCTTAGTAACATAGAAGTTCACAAGTAGCCCAATGGTCTTGTTGTGTGTGAGGAGGCAGATGGGGTTTCTGAGAGATTTTCTTTTTACCCAGGTGTTACCCTTGTACTCCAGAATTCTCTCAAAagaatgaacaattttgacaacAGAGAAAAAGACATGATAATTTCCCTCAAACGCCATTTTCTCCATCTTCAACAACACCATTCTTTACCTtgtcaagaacaagcttcccaatGGTGTGGACATTGTATGCAGGATGAATGGAAAACCTTTTAACCTCCACTGGTTTAAATTCAAGAACAGAAGCATAAGTAAAGGATTAGAACAATTGTTTCAGAAAGTGTTATTAGGATACGAAATGTATTGACTTTTAAGGGAAATTAGATCAAGACAAATTTATTAGAAGTTATGAGGAAGAAAGCAGAACAATTACGTTTTACAGGACAGATGGCTACCGGTGTTATAAGTGGTAAGGTACACTCTATGGACTAAACCAGAACCAGTGCTTGTCATTCTGACATTCTATAATGTAAAAGAGTTTGCTTCTGTTTTGTAGCACTGTCAACTAAACTCAATAATAATTCCTATATTTCAATGATACATGATTCCCCTTTGGTTAAAATCATTGTGGATAGTGGGGAAAGTAGTTAATCACTCAATTACTGCATAAACACTATACAGAATATGTTTTAATAATTAATTACACTTAATAGTAAATGTTGCTGGTATGTAAAATCATATTTCCAATGTGTGCATGGAAATGTAACAAAAAAGGGCACCCATTCGTAATTTTTCGTTTACTATTTGGAATGTTGGCGGCTGGCTTCTCCACTGTTCAGCAGGGACTGAATACACTACTCCTATATCTTGTGTTCCTGTGTTCATATCTTGGCCATGATGATgtacttgaaatgccataacattcaaggctatgggacTAGTGTATATTTAGCATAGTTTTGATAGAATGGTAGAAATTTAagggactgaagggcctcttcgGTACTATATGATTCTGTGGGACTTCAGTATGTGGACGCCAATGCCATCTCTGTTCCCTCAGAAGCCTTGCTTAACACTTTTGCAGAAGCATACTGAAGAATTGGTCTCAGCCTCAATCTCAAGAAGAATCCTTTACCAATCCATTCCAAGTTCTGTTCAATCCCTCCATTAAGATCATAGGACAAATCCTCTCAAATGTGGAACATTTCCCTTATCTAGGAAGCTACCTTTCGGCTAAATCTGACATCACTGCAGAGATTCAAAATCACATCCAATCTGCGACCATCAACTTTCAATGCTTAAGGATGTTGGTCTTCAACGATCATGATATGCATGCTGATACCAAGATCCTGGTGTCAGCTTCTGACTCTTTATGGCTCTGAAACTTGGACTCTGTATAGAAAATCCTGGAGaagttctgaataagggtcccaacccgaaatgtcaactttcctgttcctctaatgctgcctgacctgctgagttcctccaaatccacactgtgttatctctgactccagcaactgcagttctcattatcttctGGAGATTTCATCAATGCTGTTTGAGATAGATCCTCCACATCAGCTGGAAAGACAAGCGTGCTAACATCAGCATCCTTGAAGCAGCCAGTAGCATCATGATCCAGGTCATGATCATCCAAAAACATCTCCCGCTGGGACAGGCCACATCCTTAGAATGTCTGGGTTCTGATTACCAAAGCAaatcttctttgcccagctcaaggaaggcagTCAAATCAAAGGACAATGAAGGAAGCTTTTCAAAGACTCCCTGAGGCTTCCCTCAAGTAATGCAACATGGATGTCAATGCATTGGAGACCCTGGTTCAGAAGAAACAGACTTAGAGGAAACTCCTGTATGAAGAGACATGATTTCTTTGAGAACAACTGGTGGCAACAGGAAGTATGGAAAAGGAACCAGAGAAAGGAACGCCAACGATCTCAAGACCTAGGATCAATTCCACCTCCTGGAAAGACTTGACAAGTGTGTGGTCAGAGATATGGCTCCTGGATCAGGCTTATCAGCCACACAGGGCCCATAGAAGCCATGATAATTATTTATTAAagtattcacttgtgggacatgggtggcACTGgctggctagtatttattgcccgtccctagttgcccttaagatgGTAAGGATGCGCTGCCTTATTGAAtttgctgtagtccatgtgttTTAGGTAGACATACAAggcctttagggaggaaattccaggattttcctAGATAGACATTCATACTCGTTAGGGAGTGATTGCCAATAATACCATCCACTCTGTCACAATGTTCACCTTAGGTACGTGGAGCTCTTGTGATAAAATGGGTGCATTCTCACCACTAAGTCAGAAATTCCTGATTCACGTCCCATTCGCCTCAGGAATTCACGGCCAAAGAGCATGTGATCACAATGCAGGCAAAGTTGATTTgtcaacctgcaaatccttccaactTGTGCAAGGGCGGGTAAGTCTTGTGCGAGGCTTACAGTTCTCTCCTCCATGACCTGTTAGCTCTGTCTGTTTGGTTGTTACTCGTGAGAAAAGTAGATCTGACCGGCTGCAATACAGTTATTTGTAGTTGCCGCTCGTTGCAGAGTTTACCACGCTGAACAGATTCTCCCAGAACAAGAAAAACTAAATTCCACACATAAGGTTTGTAATTACTTTTGTGAATACAAACAAGTACGGGAAACGGTGTGCTTGGGTTGGACTAAGCATAAAACTCTCGTATCTCAAAATCAAATATCTGAAAATGACCATGTATTAAATACGAAGAAAATTTGCGAAATGGAATGACCCACCCTTTTTCGTACGTGCGGCGCTCTTCAGTTCCGGGAAATTCAGTTTCCCCCGAAATAAATAGTGCTCCCAAACCATGTGGAAGGAGTTTCTGCATACTCAGAAGTTGCAGTAGCTGAATTTGCTGTAAGTCCTACTGAGATCTGCAGTGTTATGTTTTTCGTTGTCTATGCTGTTTACAGGATACAAGTAGGAACCTCGAAAGCCAACAATGTACTGAGAACGATAGCCTTCGTGAGCCAAATGCTAAACCCAGAAACTGTTAATATATTatcattcattttattttctgttaatcCTGGCTGTGCCGTTTGCTACGACCTAAGCTTGTATTCATTTGTCTGAAAAATTGCTAATTTTGAAAATTTTGCTACGTTGAAACTATACGATGGATCCCGCACAATGGTTGATCAAATAAATTAGAATTCTGCAAACTCAGTGCCAAACTGCGTGGCCACTCATTATTCCTTGAAGCTTTGTGAAATTCCGAATCTATGGAGGAATAGCAAGGAAAGCGAATATAAGGATAGAAAATGAAAGTGAAATAGTGAAGAACAGGCAGCCTGACTGGATTGAAAGGAAAGCCTGTCTGTGCCGGGACTTTGAGATATACCAAACATAATAAGCAGGGAGTTAGAAAAGGAACACATAATTGTACACCATACTAGTGACCAAgacttgaatttttttgaaaataacaAAGTAAATTTGAAGCCTGCTGTGTTATACTTGCAATTCTGTACACTTATGCACTTGAAACTAAATGTGCAGTTACAGCGATAATCCAGTTGTGCAGCAGGTGCCTTTAGTCCCCCTGGACTTGCGGAAATTATAAAGGGGTTTATCTACAATGACACGTTACTACAACACAATAATTATACCTCTAGGGCACTGACCGTCAGGCTCCAAATCATTGGTGACCCAGCATACAAACCCACATGTGTAGTGAAACTCTGTGAAAGACCtgacacactgtgcccacagaaAATACTTGGGAAGTTTGGATTTCCAATGGGCAATTCTCCAAGACTGTCCACAAAAACTTTACCTGAATAGTCATCCAGGAAGTGGTATTTTAACTGACAGTCTCAACTACCACCTCCTGACTTAACCCCCACTGACCTGACTTCCCCTACCGTCTGACTAATTCCTGGCTCAATCTGACTACTCCCTGATTTGTCGACTACTCCTGACACCACTACTCCCCTACACCTCACCCTATTTACCTTACCCAGCCTATTCATTCACTCGTTCATCCACTTATCCATTCACAATGAACCCTTAAACCTGTTTTAAGGCAGCTCATGCTATTGAAAGGGGGCATATCCATTCCCCACACAGCCCTATCCACCTTCCACTGCCATTCTGTGGTGCTGTGATGAAGCTCTGAAGATTCGCTCAGAATTTGTGTAGAAATAAAGCTTGTAAGACCCATCAATGTTTGAATGGAGCTGCAGTCCAATGCTTGTTGCTGTTTGGAAGACGAGGTCAACTGTTTCTACATCTACCTGtatgtgctaaccactgatttTCTCAACAGGAATACATGGGATAGATTGTCTATAAAATTAAATGGATTTCATTCTCTTTTCTAGGTAAAGCATGGGTTTATCTGATGCAGGAGAGGATAGTTCCATGTTGGACTGCACCTCTATGGATGACAACAGTTATGAGTTCAGAATATTGATGGCCTATGCAAAAAGGACTTTGCCAATGGCTAAAGTAACTAAAACTGGTaaaaaggaagcagacatgccTTCAATTGAAGTGAGCAGTTTGAGTGCATCAAAAGTTGAACAATGTCATACAGACAAAATCCAATTTGACAGAAAAGTGAAAAGTCACAATcgtaaattcaaacacagaaggAAACCCCTATGGAAAAGGATCCCATGTTTACGAGGAGAAACAGACAAATCTGACATTAACTTCAAAGAGCAAGGAATAAATGAAGAGTATAAGATGGAATTGAAATCATCACATGAATTTGCTCTTCCAGACACCATACAACAAAGTAAGTATTTTGATGCCTGATAGTAAATAATTTCTTTCAAGGAGCAGttagagagagatgcagagttaAATTATAATTTTTGGAGCCTAAGTTGACCACCTAGAATGTCAACACCTATAGAGCATTATCTCAGTTTACTGGATAGATCAGGAATGGGGACATTACCCCCTGCCCCCACCAATTTCCAACATTTTATTCAAGCCCAGCACCTTCCTGCACCTGTGACTGAGATTTGCTACTTCAGCGTATATTACAGATTGAACCTTTTGATCTATGTGGATTAATTGTTGGGATAAAGTTTAGCAAATCTTGTGTGGCAAGTGAACACATTCTCCACTTGGATTCATTTATGTATGATTTAAAAACTACTCTTATTTTGGCAATAAGTTAATAATACCACTCAGCATGGCTCAATTAGATTTAAGGCATATTGCCGAGACAAAACTGATGGAACATTGTTCTGAATTGCATCATACTGCAACCAGACACATCTGATGTTGATCCTATGCATTAAAAATAAGAAGCATATTCATTTCCCTAAGTAGGATCCCTTATCATGATCAGTTCAGCTGGGTAAAATATTCAAACTCCCTTCTTCATAGTATTGTGTGTTCccgacaccaaatggactgcaatgctTCAAGAATTCAGTTCAGTACAACCACCTGGTGTGAAATTAGGCTGGCAATCAGTattggcctaaccagcaatgcctgtgaaagaataaaaaatgctGTGCTTTAGATGGGTtacagattttctttaaaaaatctgTCTGACTTGATTTCATTCGTCTCAACTAAGAGCAGTAAGAATATAACTTTTGCCTAAACATCCTTGAGATGGTGAGGAGAAATTTGACCAAGGCTGTCTTTGCAGATTGCTATCCGTGTCATTATATATGATTGACAGCAGAGATGACATACCCAGGCTGGGCTTCCATACTTTCCCTCCCTCATCAAATAATTTATTCATAACCTATgtaaaatttcacattgaataGTGTCCATTTAGTTACTTCCTTGAACAGTTAGCAGCATCCATTGTATACTCAGTGGTGAGGAAGACAAGAAATGACAAAACTTTTTGAAAAGAACAATGAAATGCCATGCTGTGAAACAGACAGGTCCATAGGGATTGCAATCTGTCGCCGACTTTGGTAGAGAAGATTCTCATTTCTTTCTGTTGTTAAAGTGTTTGTTTTATGAAGGCAGTGCACCCTTAAGCTTGTAGTACTTAAGCTACAACACCATTCAATATATTCTTTCCCCTTCTGGGTGTATACAGGACTGCTTCGTAGCTATTTGTGTCTTATGCAGTAAAACTATTGGTCGAAGAAGACATTTTAAACTGTAATTTCTCATGTGAGGCTATCCCATCCTCTAATTCTACAGATATGTCACCCCATTTTCTAATGCAGTAGAGGTCTTCTGTGAACATTATATTTACAGACAGATTCTGATATAATTAACAATATGTAGAATAATTCTCCTTTTGCATTTGGGATGTACTGAAAAATGACATCAAGCCAGTCAGCTCAAATAGTACCTCCTGTCCTGAAATTGTTATTGGTTAAGTACAAGGTTTTCATTACAGTCAAGTTTGCTCCTGCCGATCAATTCCATTGTTTTACTAGTAATGGATTAAAGACTATTGGTTCTGCAACAATCTAAATTAGATTTGTCACTATTTGCAATTAAAAGAGTCGTACTTCAAGTAATTGTGAAGAGATAGATTTAAGTGTCCATGTACAGATCAATTCTTATCTACCTGTAAATGCACTATAAAGTGTTAGATGGacactttgtttaaaaataagctcAAATGGGTTAAATGTAGAAATGTGGAGCACCTCCTCTAGTTGATCAATGAGTGCAGTGCAAGCTACACAATTTTTTGGGGGCTGTAAAGATCGTGACAAGTGAGTTTTTTAGCTGATGTTTTAAGGATACGTGGTTGGCTGTGGCATTCAAGGtgattaaaaataacaaacataTTTATCTGTGTTGTGATGCAGGACTTTTGGATGAAATTAAACTGGTAAGTGTTGCCTTGTGGACCTTCAGAAAGTGAATTAGAAAAAGATGCATTTAGCAACTATTTGGTTAATTTAATCAAGAAGCTCGTGTTCAAACCAATTCTGCAAACATACAAGATTAGTGCTACTCTTATACACCTGCAGAAAACAGGAACCTCAGTTCTTCAAGGTAAATCATTCTACGTGTAGTGTTTGCATCATTTCTGATGGACATGATGTAtgactgtataaaaataagtTATTTCTATTATGTATTAGTTATAAAATCAATTTGGAACTATCTGATTTTGCAGGTTTAAATTTGTAACTCCTATTTCAGATTCAGAGCTTTCTGTCAATGATCAGGTTGCTGAAATGTTGCTGGAGATTATGAACTCCACAATGCAGAAAGGTACCTTCAGGATGCTTCGTTCCTATAGTTTGGAAGTTGATGGAGCTGGTAAGTAGTTGGCAAGAATTTGTCTTAGACCtttgtcttaaaaaaaattgtaaattttaccaataaaacaaatCTATTTACTTACAGAAGATCATCAGAAAGCCATAGACCAGATTATTGCACTATTGACCACTGAAGGAGACCATATAAACGAAGAAGTAATTCAATTACATTATTTGTGTGCAGTGTTGCGTATGTCAGTAATTAGGCAATAGCTTTTCTCTGCTTGCATAAATAAATTCCTCTATTTTCATCTGTTTTAG is a genomic window containing:
- the LOC125460654 gene encoding apoptosis facilitator Bcl-2-like protein 14, whose product is MGLSDAGEDSSMLDCTSMDDNSYEFRILMAYAKRTLPMAKVTKTGKKEADMPSIEVSSLSASKVEQCHTDKIQFDRKVKSHNRKFKHRRKPLWKRIPCLRGETDKSDINFKEQGINEEYKMELKSSHEFALPDTIQQNSELSVNDQVAEMLLEIMNSTMQKGTFRMLRSYSLEVDGAEDHQKAIDQIIALLTTEGDHINEEIKKDPQFSKLFGEKSSFSIFKTIMDSVLEATVPAETNSEMDSQTEGNLKKIAFVVHATTRFAAAGHHPVARIMGFGAKYLQEHYTTWVMQKGGWEEIIKEKKTD